Proteins found in one Kiritimatiellia bacterium genomic segment:
- a CDS encoding RnfABCDGE type electron transport complex subunit B, giving the protein MDPTIMLLAGGTMLVMAIVAGYTLGWANKVFHVAVDPRIEAINAALPGANCGGCGCVGCMSYAEAVAGGKIAPDKCTVGGSSCAQAIAKIMGVDLKPSWPYRPVVHCRAHYAERLGRADYRGEKTCTGANLVGGVQGCTYGCLGFGDCVAACEFDAIHVVDGLATVDYDKCVGCGACEKACPRHIISMTPFKSQRIIAVGCSNLDMGKDVKAVCKIGCVGCMACSKASPIFKMTEGKIPRINYDEYDPENMDATLVAVKKCPVKNLIYVGQPTPEHVEAVRDQEKPKIVQVDFKTTVDQAEWRG; this is encoded by the coding sequence ATGGACCCCACGATCATGCTTCTGGCGGGCGGGACGATGCTGGTGATGGCGATCGTCGCCGGCTACACGCTGGGATGGGCCAACAAGGTGTTCCACGTCGCGGTCGACCCGCGCATCGAGGCCATCAACGCCGCGCTGCCCGGCGCGAACTGCGGAGGATGCGGCTGCGTCGGCTGCATGAGTTACGCCGAGGCCGTCGCGGGCGGGAAGATCGCGCCGGACAAGTGCACCGTCGGCGGCTCCAGCTGCGCCCAGGCGATCGCGAAGATCATGGGCGTGGACCTGAAGCCCTCGTGGCCGTACCGTCCCGTGGTCCACTGCCGCGCCCATTACGCGGAGCGGCTCGGCCGGGCGGATTACCGCGGCGAGAAGACCTGCACGGGCGCCAACCTCGTGGGCGGTGTGCAGGGCTGCACCTACGGCTGCCTGGGGTTTGGCGACTGCGTCGCGGCCTGCGAGTTCGATGCCATCCACGTCGTGGACGGGCTCGCGACGGTGGACTACGACAAGTGCGTCGGCTGCGGCGCCTGCGAGAAGGCCTGCCCGCGCCACATCATCTCCATGACCCCGTTCAAGTCGCAGCGCATCATCGCCGTGGGCTGCTCGAACCTGGACATGGGCAAGGACGTCAAGGCCGTCTGCAAGATCGGCTGCGTCGGCTGCATGGCCTGCTCCAAGGCCAGCCCGATCTTCAAGATGACCGAGGGCAAGATCCCGCGCATCAATTACGACGAGTACGACCCGGAGAACATGGACGCCACACTTGTTGCCGTGAAGAAGTGCCCGGTGAAGAACCTGATTTACGTCGGCCAGCCGACCCCCGAGCACGTCGAGGCGGTGAGGGACCAGGAAAAGCCGAAGATCGTCCAGGTGGACTTCAAGACCACCGTGGACCAGGCCGAGTGGCGGGGATAA
- a CDS encoding sulfide/dihydroorotate dehydrogenase-like FAD/NAD-binding protein: MNTILKKQQLAEEVFLLEVGAPLIAGERKPGQFVILQLDSDYGERVPLTIADADEKAGTITLIFQAVGKSTHELAEMHEGDRIANLVGPLGHPTHIEKFGSVVCVGGGIGVAPLHPIAQGMKQAGNRLIVILGARTRGLVVLEDRMRALADELIVCTDDGTYGRKALVTEPLKEICGRNPKPDLAVAIGPPVMMKFCAETTRPFGIPTIVSLNSIMIDGTGMCGGCRVSVGGQTKFTCVDGPEFDGHQVDFDNLMKRLQAYRRQEKEDHARCHLEEEVERLRSTVWKKP; this comes from the coding sequence ATGAATACTATCCTGAAAAAACAGCAGTTGGCCGAGGAGGTTTTTCTCCTCGAGGTCGGCGCGCCCCTCATCGCCGGGGAGCGCAAGCCCGGCCAGTTTGTCATCCTGCAGCTCGACAGCGACTACGGCGAGCGCGTCCCCCTGACCATCGCCGACGCGGACGAGAAGGCCGGCACGATCACGCTAATCTTCCAGGCCGTGGGCAAGTCCACGCACGAACTGGCCGAGATGCACGAGGGCGACCGGATCGCCAACCTGGTCGGCCCGCTCGGGCACCCGACGCACATCGAGAAGTTCGGCAGCGTCGTCTGCGTCGGCGGCGGGATCGGCGTCGCCCCCCTCCACCCCATCGCCCAGGGCATGAAGCAAGCGGGCAACCGGCTGATCGTCATCCTCGGGGCGCGGACGCGCGGCCTGGTGGTGCTGGAAGACCGGATGCGTGCGCTGGCCGACGAACTGATTGTCTGCACGGACGACGGCACGTACGGCCGGAAGGCGCTGGTCACCGAGCCGCTCAAGGAAATCTGCGGCCGGAACCCGAAGCCGGACCTCGCCGTGGCCATCGGCCCGCCGGTCATGATGAAGTTCTGCGCCGAGACCACGCGCCCGTTCGGCATCCCGACCATCGTTTCGCTCAACTCCATCATGATCGACGGCACGGGGATGTGCGGCGGCTGCCGGGTCAGCGTCGGCGGCCAGACGAAGTTCACCTGCGTGGACGGCCCGGAATTCGACGGGCACCAGGTGGATTTCGACAACCTGATGAAGCGCCTGCAGGCCTACCGGCGGCAGGAGAAGGAAGACCACGCGCGCTGCCACCTGGAAGAGGAAGTGGAGCGGCTGCGGTCGACGGTTTGGAAAAAACCGTGA
- the gltA gene encoding NADPH-dependent glutamate synthase: MAIPPQEMPSQPPADRRRNVAEVALGYFPEQARLEALRCLQCKNAPCVEGCPVRIDIPGFIRAIAENDFAKAVAIIKQSSLLPAVCGRVCPQETQCQEPCTLGKSLKDVDKAVSIGRLERFVADWERETGRLQPPAVKPPTGRKVAVIGSGPASLVVAADTRREGHAVTLFEAFHKPGGVMIYGIPEFRLPKAIVQAEIDTLTAMGVEFWPNFVVGRTRKLKDLLEKDGYHAVFVGTGAGLPRFMEIEGENLIGVFSANEYLTRINLMRAYDRRRADTPMLEARCVAVLGGGNVAMDAARMALRLGAVEVHLVYRRTEKEMPARVEEVRHAKEEGVEFHLLQNTTRILGDDYGRVAGLECQRCELGEPDESGRRRPVTIPGSEFVLPCDMVIVAIGNESNPLIRQTTPDLKVDERGRIVADENGRTSIAGVYAGGDIVLGAATVILAMGQGRIAARSINEDLAGKTPA; encoded by the coding sequence ATGGCGATCCCGCCGCAGGAGATGCCCTCCCAGCCGCCCGCGGACCGGCGGCGCAACGTCGCCGAGGTCGCGCTCGGCTACTTTCCGGAGCAGGCGCGGCTGGAGGCCCTGCGTTGTCTCCAGTGCAAGAACGCCCCGTGCGTAGAAGGCTGCCCGGTGCGGATCGATATTCCCGGCTTCATCCGGGCCATCGCCGAAAACGACTTCGCGAAGGCGGTGGCGATCATCAAGCAGAGCTCCCTGCTGCCCGCCGTTTGCGGGCGCGTCTGTCCGCAGGAAACGCAGTGCCAGGAGCCCTGCACCCTCGGCAAGTCGCTCAAAGACGTGGACAAAGCCGTCAGCATCGGCCGCCTCGAGCGGTTCGTCGCGGACTGGGAGCGCGAGACGGGCCGGCTTCAGCCCCCCGCGGTCAAGCCGCCGACCGGCCGCAAGGTGGCGGTCATCGGCAGCGGTCCGGCCAGCCTCGTGGTGGCGGCCGACACACGCCGCGAGGGCCATGCCGTGACGCTGTTCGAGGCGTTCCACAAGCCCGGCGGCGTAATGATCTACGGTATCCCGGAGTTCCGCCTGCCCAAGGCGATCGTCCAGGCCGAGATCGACACGCTGACCGCGATGGGCGTCGAGTTCTGGCCCAACTTCGTCGTCGGCCGCACGCGCAAGCTGAAGGACCTACTGGAGAAGGACGGCTACCACGCGGTGTTCGTCGGCACCGGCGCGGGGCTGCCCCGGTTCATGGAGATCGAGGGCGAGAACCTGATCGGCGTTTTCTCGGCCAACGAGTACCTGACGCGGATCAACCTCATGCGCGCCTACGACCGCCGGCGGGCGGACACGCCGATGCTGGAGGCGCGCTGTGTGGCCGTGCTGGGTGGCGGCAACGTGGCCATGGACGCCGCTCGAATGGCCTTGCGCCTGGGCGCGGTGGAAGTCCATCTCGTCTACCGGCGCACCGAAAAAGAGATGCCCGCGCGCGTGGAGGAGGTGCGCCACGCGAAGGAGGAGGGCGTCGAGTTTCACCTCCTCCAGAACACGACGCGCATCCTGGGCGACGACTACGGCCGCGTCGCGGGCCTCGAATGCCAGCGTTGCGAGTTGGGCGAACCCGATGAGTCGGGCCGTCGGCGCCCCGTGACGATTCCGGGCAGCGAGTTCGTATTGCCCTGCGACATGGTCATTGTCGCCATTGGGAACGAATCCAACCCGCTGATCCGCCAGACGACGCCGGACCTCAAGGTGGACGAACGCGGGCGCATCGTCGCCGACGAGAACGGCCGGACCTCGATCGCGGGCGTGTACGCGGGCGGCGACATCGTGCTGGGCGCCGCGACGGTGATCCTGGCCATGGGCCAGGGCCGCATCGCGGCGCGGTCCATCAACGAAGACCTGGCGGGGAAGACGCCGGCCTGA
- a CDS encoding M23 family metallopeptidase: protein MHLPLHELRHRPTSSAAPAPRRRRGLKHLAWIVPLVIFDIWFFGCRRGGGCAPRPPEEEPAAILEKEVPPETPPPWAGLVYPTDQKALLDAGALGVYQPTASGNPESAMYGSVRTGSRGRRLVPTFHEGLDIAALRRDAQGRPLDRVRTVADGVVAHVSRFGGNSNYGIYVVVRHDDPIGRVFTLYAHLLSLAPGIQPGSVVKAGDELGRMGNTSSSPIPMARGHLHFEIGLILNGQFGNWFRAKKLKPDHGVYHGWNLLGLNPLDFLRFQKERPEASFLDFVATVPSAFDILLAARRKPDFFDRYPALWSGEPPGGAVVLACSENGVPLRGRAATAAEREQLGKLKSRIVRVHDEVLGRNGSRLVTRRAGVWVLAEAGEQWREMLLYPAVP, encoded by the coding sequence ATGCATCTTCCCCTCCACGAATTGCGTCATCGTCCCACGTCGTCCGCAGCGCCGGCGCCGCGTCGCCGGCGCGGGTTGAAGCATCTGGCCTGGATCGTTCCCCTGGTGATCTTCGACATCTGGTTCTTCGGGTGCCGCCGGGGCGGCGGATGTGCGCCGCGGCCTCCCGAGGAGGAGCCGGCCGCGATCCTCGAGAAGGAAGTGCCGCCGGAGACGCCTCCGCCCTGGGCGGGCCTCGTGTATCCCACGGATCAGAAGGCGCTTCTGGACGCCGGGGCGCTGGGGGTCTACCAGCCCACGGCATCGGGCAACCCCGAATCGGCGATGTACGGCTCGGTCCGGACGGGCTCCCGGGGCCGGCGGCTGGTGCCGACCTTCCACGAAGGGCTGGATATTGCCGCGCTCCGGCGCGATGCACAGGGCCGGCCGCTCGACCGGGTGCGGACGGTAGCCGACGGCGTCGTGGCGCACGTCAGCCGGTTCGGCGGGAATTCCAACTACGGCATCTACGTCGTGGTCCGGCACGACGATCCGATAGGCCGGGTCTTCACGCTGTATGCGCACCTGTTGAGCCTGGCGCCGGGAATCCAGCCGGGCTCCGTGGTGAAGGCCGGCGATGAACTGGGCCGGATGGGCAACACGTCGTCGTCGCCCATTCCCATGGCCCGCGGACATCTTCATTTTGAGATCGGCCTGATCTTGAACGGCCAGTTCGGGAACTGGTTCCGCGCCAAGAAGCTCAAACCTGATCACGGCGTGTATCACGGCTGGAACCTGCTCGGCCTGAACCCGCTGGATTTCCTGCGCTTCCAGAAGGAACGGCCCGAAGCCTCGTTCCTCGACTTCGTGGCGACGGTCCCGTCGGCGTTCGACATCCTGCTCGCGGCGCGTCGGAAGCCTGACTTTTTCGATCGCTATCCCGCGCTGTGGAGCGGCGAGCCGCCGGGCGGCGCGGTCGTGCTGGCCTGTTCCGAGAACGGCGTACCCCTGCGCGGCCGCGCGGCCACGGCCGCGGAGCGCGAGCAGTTGGGCAAATTAAAATCCCGGATCGTCCGGGTCCACGACGAGGTCTTGGGCCGCAACGGCAGTCGCCTGGTCACCCGCCGCGCCGGGGTATGGGTGCTGGCCGAGGCCGGCGAGCAGTGGCGGGAAATGCTGCTGTATCCTGCCGTGCCGTAG